The DNA segment tagcttcttgatatgctacacctgtcaggtggatggattatcttaacgttttgataaccatgtaaatctctctcggacaaggtgacttttatcaatatattcggctctatttactctcagattcgaaaatgctaattagcgtcaacgtagacatcatgcaaaactacaaatccctgcatgtcatctctaacTGAagcctttgctaacaggtattgtgtcaatttacaacttgcacaagacagttcacagaattgtgaattgaaaaacattttgcctgtttatttattactacatttaactaacagatagttaatccagagattcttacctttgcctcgacaGTCTCGTCTAGATCATCATAGCATTTATAGTTcatatgatagccacattagcagctaattagcgttacattttgggggggtaaatacaggcgaatatattgataaaagtcaccttgtcctagagagatttacacggttatcaaaacgtcatgccagggtaagcctacatgaaacacagcccttattttaagtgtttctaaaatccccaatGGGAAAAAtttatggtggaaaaacaatAGAAACCATTTTAGTTTGACCGCTAGgatttatgggtattatgactcatactgtggtactctattcgTTAGTAGGCAAACTAAGACGTCTTCCCCTTCTTGATAGCCCCCCTTTTGGCGAGGAAGCACAAGTGTATCCTAGCACAGAAGAGTTTTGACATATCTGCCACACaccctttgaatcagctgttgtaTTGTCGTTAGAGAAAAGCatgcacacatttaaaaacaatatgctacttaaccttttatctataaaatgtattGCAAAACTAACTTCATTTTTTCATCACTTTACACATATATTTTGGGATCCACCCCGGTAAATGTCCTTTGCCTGATGGATAAGGACCATCTCATTTCATAAAAGCACATTTTCATCCACATcactctcctcaccccctctcctccattaTCTTTGACGTTTTTTACAAAGGCGGCGAGAGAGGACTAGGGAGAAAAGACACAGGAAGGAGTTGAGCAAATCTAATTGAAAAAAAGCACCTACACATCATACTATTTTCATTTaagcccctcccccttctctttgTTTCTCCTGCTGTTCGTCTGGTGTCGTCTTGTTGTgatcatttttttcttcttctacaaTTGTAAAGTTATTTTGGGTCATTGAAAAGTGCTACATATAGGTCTCATGTATTAGTATTATTGATCTAAAAGCACGGACTGACTCTCAAAATCAAGCCTTCAACAGTCAAACAAGAAAAGCACAAATCAATTGGGAGGAAAAGCTTGTCAAAATACCTTCTGTACCACATTTCCATGTAGAAAGTGTTACAGAAAAACTGAAATGATGTTCCTATTTGTTCTGAGACTACATTAAACTTGTGTGTGGATCCCCAGGGTATGCGGGTACCATGAATTGAGAACCTGGACTCTCTCCTATGTGAGTTCTCTGATGTGACGTCATTTTGGAGCGCCGGGTGAAGCACTTCCCACACTGTGTGCACTCGTATGGCTTCTCCCCACTGTGGACCATAGCATGTCTGATCAAGTTGCACTGCTGGGTGAAACTCCTGCCACACTGTTCGCAGGTGTACGGTTTCTCTCCGGTGTGACTCCGGAGATGTACTTTGAGCTGGCATAGACGCTGGAAGCTCTTCCCACAGAAAGTGCAGCTGAAACGCCTCTCAGTGGTGCTGCCTGATCTCCACTGAGTCCTCATTCTCTTCACCATGTTAAAACTACTGTGACTCAGGCTGTATCCAGAGAAGGTGGAGGTGGTGGCCATGTTTGACCCTGTCATGCACTCACTCAATCTCACTGTTGCTTCTGAAGCCCTGTATTGATGCAGTCTTGGCTGTAGAGCTAAACTATTTCCTTCATTATTTGAGTTCAGCATCTCACTGTTCTGTCCCTCTGGCATCTGTTGTCTAGTCTCATCAGCCAATGTCCCTACATGTCTTTTCATGTGTTTTGCAGCACTGAACATGTTAGCATGTGGTTTTCCTATAGAAGAGTGAAGCGATGGCCCTACATCATCTGTCATAGTAGGAACAGATGGCAGCCCACTATGAGATGGGAAAATTGAGATATTCTGAGAGTACTCTTCTGTGGAATGAAAGGAGAAATCTGGGTGGCCATCAGGGTCAGTGTCTCTACCTGGATCCACAGAGGTCCACAGCTGCCCATCAGTCTCATCCATGACAAACTGGTCAGGTCCTGCCAGGGTCGTGGTCTGATCcagctcctcctctttcaccatcACTAGGTCTAGTGAGTCCTCATCTGGCCGGTGCTGCTCTGTGCTGAACACCTCTGTAGATACGAGCCGGGGTGTGCCTGGTTCCTCTGGACGATCAGAATTTGGGTAATGTTCCACTGAGTCTCTGGGAGATATGTTGGGTTGTGTGATGAAGTCCTCATCACAGTGCCGTTGCTCAAAGGATGGTGGTTTCCCAGGCTTGGAACCAGACTCTAATGATTTGGGgataaagataaaataaacataacaaaAGATCATTAACAGTTGCAAAACATGACTGCTCTAGAACtgactgtgtgtgtacgtgcactcCATATGCCAGAACATGAAGCACCCGACAGCAATGTAGCAATTTGGAACGTGCATACCACCACACCCACACAGTcttccatagacagacagagcagtGCCCCTTATGGTCACACCCACCCTCTCCAGTGATCCTGAGCTCTTCCTGAGCGTTAGTCTTCCACACAtcctctgctgtctcctcatCTTTGATCAGTATGGGTTCAGTCTCCACTCTCTGCTCCACATCTGTAGGCTGTAACAGGGACTGAGGTTATTACTCTGGACACACACCATATCTAACCCTTTTCATACTCATGAATCACACGAAAGCGGTAAATTCTCCTGATAATCCAATAACAGAATTGATCCAACAGGCCAGGTATCTATAATTGTAAAAGGTGATGTATCACACCTGGAGATGAGAGTCCTCTTCAACAGCCATATTGTCTTCTCCCCACTGTGAGTTACTCCTCTGCTTGTTCAAAACAATCTTGACTGGATATGAAGATCTCTCTGATAACATGGGGTAAAAACCTGGAAAATAATTGTATTCAGTCAATTATTAGGATTATTCACACgtgtttttattaatttgttcatGATGCAATCAAATTACCGTGAAGAACTACTACCTTTTCTCCTGACTCGTCCTCGTGTCTTCTTCAGCTCGCTCTCCATCATTTGACACTTCCTTTTCAGTACATCAATATCTCGCTGGCTTTGGGTCATTTCCAAACGTATAACAGCACAGCTATCATCTACACGATTGTTTATTTCTGCTACAGCTGCTTTAGCTAATACCTCTAGAATGGATACCAACTGCGCCTGAAAATTGCAGCTGGCCATCTTGTCCAGCCCAGTATTCTCTGTGATTAAGTGAATAGAATACAATTCTCTAACTAGCCAATGTGTAAGAAACAATCCGTTTATTTAAAGTTCTAACACTATGGCAAATGGCCCAACTTGGCATGTGTAAGAAGAGATCGAGTAACGCAAACAATGTTGTTAATAAAAAGCAGCAATGTTGGAAGTGGGATATTCGTATGTAATCGCACTTCCGTTCAACTCATAAGGTATTACCGTAAATATGAGACCGCAACAGCCCTTCGAATGTGGTATAGTTTGACACTGGCAAAGCACCAGGGTGTATTCAAGCCCAACCGGCCGCAGGATGGCGGTATTATTTATTTTACGTCGTTTGTCATGTTACAAACGACGTAAAAGGAAAAGTAGGCTAGGTGGATTCTTGTCTGCATGTAGGGCAGCCATATCTATTTACAAGAAAATACGACAAAGAATTCAGATAGTAAAACTTCTGTTTTTAGTTAAATAGATATGGCTACATGTTGGGGAGAGTGCAGTGGCAGACATGATTATAAATGCAACCAAGGCTATTTGCATTTATAATGCACAATGCATTGtggtaaaatacaaaaacactTTTCAACCATTCATACAAATTCATTGTTTATATATGATAAAATATTGTCATCTCCATTCTCATCCACACAACCT comes from the Salmo trutta chromosome 21, fSalTru1.1, whole genome shotgun sequence genome and includes:
- the LOC115157267 gene encoding oocyte zinc finger protein XlCOF8.4-like isoform X2: MASCNFQAQLVSILEVLAKAAVAEINNRVDDSCAVIRLEMTQSQRDIDVLKRKCQMMESELKKTRGRVRRKGFYPMLSERSSYPVKIVLNKQRSNSQWGEDNMAVEEDSHLQPTDVEQRVETEPILIKDEETAEDVWKTNAQEELRITGEESGSKPGKPPSFEQRHCDEDFITQPNISPRDSVEHYPNSDRPEEPGTPRLVSTEVFSTEQHRPDEDSLDLVMVKEEELDQTTTLAGPDQFVMDETDGQLWTSVDPGRDTDPDGHPDFSFHSTEEYSQNISIFPSHSGLPSVPTMTDDVGPSLHSSIGKPHANMFSAAKHMKRHVGTLADETRQQMPEGQNSEMLNSNNEGNSLALQPRLHQYRASEATVRLSECMTGSNMATTSTFSGYSLSHSSFNMVKRMRTQWRSGSTTERRFSCTFCGKSFQRLCQLKVHLRSHTGEKPYTCEQCGRSFTQQCNLIRHAMVHSGEKPYECTQCGKCFTRRSKMTSHQRTHIGESPGSQFMVPAYPGDPHTSLM